The Acetobacter sp. DNA window AAGGTGCTTGGCCTGAAGGACGTGACGCTCATGGGGCATTCCATGGGGGCCCGGATTGCCATTCGCGCCGCCAGAAAGGATTCATCGGCGCTTGCGCAGCTCATGCTGATCGATCCACCTGTCAGCGGTCCCGGTCGCCGTGCCTATCCAGCCAAGCTCGATTGGTACACGGAGTCCATTCGTCTTGCACGTCTTGGCATGAGCGCGGAGGACATGCGTCGTTTCTGTCCCACATGGACCGACGAGCAGTTGAAACTACGGGCCGAATGGTTGCACACCTGCGATGAGCTGGCCACGCGCATCACGTTCGAAAAGTTCCACACGGAAGACATGCATCAGGATATTCCGCATCTGAAGGTACCGGCACGGCTGATCGTCGCAACACGTGGCGGCGTCATTCAGAAGGAAGACGAGGAAGAGATTTCCGGTTTGAATCCCGCCATTGAAATCGTGCATGTGGAAAATGCGGGTCACATGATTCCCTGGGATAATGAAGAAGGATTTTACAAAGCAGTTTCCGTCTGACCGTTTTCCGCCATGACCGGAGACCACTCGCTGTGGTGGTTTCCTTTTTTCTGAGATCAGGATTTATGACAAAAATTTATCGGATCGGTCAGATCGTGCCGAGTTCCAATCTCACCATGGAAACAGAAATCCCGGCGCTGCTGAAGCTGCGTGAGAGTATTCGTCCGGAACGGTTTACTTTTCATTCAGCGCGCATGCGGATGAAAACCGTCAAGAAAGAGGAACTGGCCGCAATGGACGCGCAGTCCGATCGCTGCGCGCTGGAACTGAGCGATGCTGCACTGGATGTGCTTGGTTATGCCTGTCTGGTGGCGACCATGTCCATGGGTCTTGGTTATCATCGTGTTTCTGAAAAGAGACTTCATGAAAGAACAGTCGAAAACGGTCATCCCGCTCCGGTTGTTACCAGTGCGGGTGCGCTGGTCGATGGCCTGAAGATTCTAGGCGCAAAAAAGATTGTCTTGGTCGCGCCTTACATGCGTCCTCTAACGGAACTTGTGGTTAATTACATTGCCAACGAAGGGATAGAAGTCATCGATTACGTGGCTCTCGAAATTCCGGATAATCTTGACGTAGCAAGACATGATTGTCAGCGTCTTCCAGAAATCGTCAAAGGACTTCGCTATGACGAGGCTGATGCTGTAGTTGTTTCCGCCTGCGTGCAGATGCCATCTCTACCTGTTGTGCCGCTGGTAGAGGCGCTTACAGGCAAGCCGACGCTGAGCGCAGCGGTTGCGACGACCTATGCAATGCTCAAGGCGCTTGGTCTGGAATGTGTAGCGCCCGCTGGTGGGGCTCTTCTTTCCGGCGCTTACTGATTATTTATTTAGCAGAACAAACTGGGATAACCAGTTTGTTCGGTTTTCCGTGGCGTGTCCGGATAGAATTCACTTCTATAGTTTGTAAGCTGCATTTGACATGTAGTCTGGATCTTCTCTTTATGGTTGATCTGAACCGATATCTCGGCGTTTTCCTGTGGAATCGTGGGGTCGGTAATGTTTATGATTATCCCATAAAATAACAATGGAAATTATATTTTTGTTCTGCGGAGTG harbors:
- a CDS encoding maleate cis-trans isomerase family protein, translating into MTKIYRIGQIVPSSNLTMETEIPALLKLRESIRPERFTFHSARMRMKTVKKEELAAMDAQSDRCALELSDAALDVLGYACLVATMSMGLGYHRVSEKRLHERTVENGHPAPVVTSAGALVDGLKILGAKKIVLVAPYMRPLTELVVNYIANEGIEVIDYVALEIPDNLDVARHDCQRLPEIVKGLRYDEADAVVVSACVQMPSLPVVPLVEALTGKPTLSAAVATTYAMLKALGLECVAPAGGALLSGAY
- a CDS encoding alpha/beta fold hydrolase; protein product: MSETKLLYGANVHANGIRQHYLRYGGKGTPLVLVPGITSPAITWGFVGERLAEKNDVYILDVRGRGLSSTGPDLNYDLDSYAGDILAFIKVLGLKDVTLMGHSMGARIAIRAARKDSSALAQLMLIDPPVSGPGRRAYPAKLDWYTESIRLARLGMSAEDMRRFCPTWTDEQLKLRAEWLHTCDELATRITFEKFHTEDMHQDIPHLKVPARLIVATRGGVIQKEDEEEISGLNPAIEIVHVENAGHMIPWDNEEGFYKAVSV